From Butyricimonas paravirosa, one genomic window encodes:
- a CDS encoding PhzF family phenazine biosynthesis protein produces MKIYVVSAFSMNGSGGNKAGVLLDEFIPDSSKKIALAASLGYSETVFLSASNKADFKLEYFTPKGEVPLCGHATIASFVALRNLGRLQKTEYIIETAAGRLKVWINDDGLIFMEQNKPSFFDIISNERLVRCFHPLSLDERFPVRIVSTGLRDIIMPISAPNVLETMVPDFNEISILSKEMKCIGIHCFALTESDIDNASTAVCRNFAPLYGINEEAATGTSNCALACYLHNLGIRPQRYIFEQGHNLSSVSRIIVELKTDSDILGVRVGGDGIIEGILDKDIIS; encoded by the coding sequence ATGAAAATATACGTGGTAAGTGCATTCAGCATGAATGGTTCCGGAGGAAATAAAGCCGGCGTCCTACTCGATGAGTTTATTCCCGATTCTAGTAAAAAAATTGCATTAGCAGCAAGTCTCGGTTATTCAGAAACAGTTTTCTTATCTGCCTCCAACAAAGCTGACTTCAAATTGGAGTATTTTACTCCTAAAGGTGAAGTACCTCTTTGTGGTCATGCCACTATTGCTTCTTTTGTCGCTCTTCGGAATCTCGGAAGACTACAAAAAACAGAATACATTATTGAAACTGCCGCAGGACGATTGAAAGTGTGGATAAACGATGACGGGCTTATCTTTATGGAACAGAACAAGCCCTCCTTTTTCGATATTATTTCTAATGAACGACTTGTCCGATGTTTCCATCCTCTTTCTTTAGACGAACGTTTTCCGGTACGTATCGTTTCAACCGGATTGAGAGATATAATTATGCCGATTTCAGCACCGAATGTATTGGAAACTATGGTCCCGGATTTCAATGAAATATCTATTTTGAGCAAAGAAATGAAATGCATTGGTATTCACTGTTTCGCACTCACGGAATCTGATATAGACAATGCATCCACAGCCGTTTGCCGGAATTTCGCTCCACTTTACGGTATCAACGAAGAGGCCGCAACAGGAACCTCCAATTGCGCCTTAGCTTGTTACCTTCACAATCTTGGGATAAGACCACAAAGGTACATCTTTGAACAAGGACATAATCTTTCTAGTGTTTCCAGAATCATTGTTGAGCTAAAGACGGATTCTGATATTCTTGGCGTCAGAGTTGGTGGAGACGGGATTATAGAAGGCATACTGGACAAAGATATTATATCTTAA
- the tpx gene encoding thiol peroxidase — protein MAKITLAGNSINTKGNLPSVGSVAPDFSLVKTDLSELTLASEKGKRVVLNIFPSLDTSVCATSVRTFNKLAAEMDNTIVLAISKDLPFAHARFCTTEGIDKVIPLSAFRDHAFGDKYGVEMVDGPLAGLLARSVVVIDENGKIIYEELVPEITHEPNYDAALASLKK, from the coding sequence ATGGCAAAAATAACATTAGCAGGCAATAGTATAAATACAAAAGGTAATCTACCTTCAGTTGGTTCTGTAGCACCCGATTTCTCATTAGTAAAAACGGATTTATCTGAATTAACCTTGGCAAGCGAAAAAGGTAAACGCGTTGTTCTAAATATTTTCCCCAGTCTTGACACCAGCGTATGCGCAACATCCGTACGTACGTTCAATAAACTTGCTGCTGAAATGGACAATACGATTGTATTGGCAATCTCTAAAGATCTTCCTTTTGCACACGCTCGTTTCTGTACCACAGAAGGAATTGACAAAGTAATTCCTCTTTCTGCATTCAGAGATCATGCTTTCGGTGACAAATATGGAGTGGAAATGGTAGATGGACCTTTAGCCGGATTATTGGCTCGCTCCGTTGTCGTTATTGATGAAAACGGAAAGATCATTTACGAAGAACTCGTTCCGGAAATCACTCACGAACCTAACTATGATGCTGCTTTAGCCAGCTTAAAGAAATAG
- a CDS encoding tryptophanase has product MELPFAESWKIKMVEPIRKSTREEREQWIKEAHYNVFQLRAEHVYIDLLTDSGTGSMTDRQWAGMMLGDESYAGASSFFNLKNMITRLTGFDYVIPTHQGRAAENVLFSYLVKEGDIVPGNSHFDTTKGHIEGRKAIAWDVTIDEAKDTQLEVPFKGNLDPKKLEKVLAEHADKIPFIIVTVTNNTAGGQPVSMKNIKEVRAIADKYGKRVLFDSARFAENAYFIKTREEGYQNKTIKEIVKEMFDNADGMTMSAKKDAIVNMGGFIATRHQDWFEGAKGFCVQYEGYLTYGGMNGRDMNALAIGLDENTEFDNLETRIKQVEYLAKRLDEFGIPYQRPAGGHALFVDAPKVLTHVPKEEFPAQTLTVELYLEAGIRGCEIGYILADRDPVTRENRFGGLDLLRLAIPRRVYTNNHMDVIAVALKNVFDRREQITRGFQITWEAPLMRHFTVQLERAK; this is encoded by the coding sequence ATGGAATTACCTTTTGCAGAATCGTGGAAGATTAAAATGGTAGAACCCATTCGTAAAAGTACTCGTGAAGAGAGAGAACAATGGATTAAAGAGGCACACTATAACGTGTTCCAATTACGTGCAGAACACGTGTATATTGACTTGTTGACCGACTCGGGAACCGGTTCTATGACAGACCGCCAATGGGCCGGAATGATGTTGGGTGATGAAAGTTATGCCGGAGCATCTTCTTTCTTTAATCTGAAAAACATGATTACCCGTTTGACCGGATTCGATTACGTGATCCCGACTCATCAGGGACGTGCAGCCGAGAACGTACTTTTCTCTTATCTTGTAAAAGAGGGTGATATTGTACCGGGTAACTCTCATTTTGACACGACGAAAGGTCACATCGAAGGTCGTAAGGCTATCGCTTGGGACGTGACGATCGACGAGGCAAAAGATACCCAGTTGGAAGTTCCTTTTAAAGGAAATCTTGACCCGAAGAAATTGGAAAAAGTACTGGCAGAACATGCTGACAAGATTCCGTTTATCATTGTAACTGTAACCAATAACACGGCTGGTGGACAACCTGTTTCTATGAAGAATATCAAGGAAGTTCGTGCTATCGCTGATAAATATGGCAAACGTGTATTGTTCGATTCTGCTCGTTTCGCTGAGAATGCTTACTTCATTAAAACTCGTGAGGAAGGTTATCAGAACAAGACGATTAAAGAGATCGTGAAAGAAATGTTCGATAACGCAGACGGTATGACTATGAGTGCGAAGAAAGATGCAATCGTGAACATGGGTGGATTCATCGCAACTCGTCACCAAGACTGGTTTGAGGGAGCTAAAGGTTTCTGCGTACAATATGAAGGTTACCTGACATACGGAGGTATGAATGGTCGTGATATGAACGCTTTAGCTATCGGTTTGGATGAAAATACCGAATTTGATAACTTGGAAACTCGCATCAAACAAGTAGAGTATTTGGCAAAGCGTTTGGATGAGTTCGGAATTCCTTACCAACGTCCTGCAGGTGGTCATGCATTGTTTGTTGATGCACCTAAAGTGTTGACTCATGTCCCGAAAGAAGAGTTCCCGGCCCAAACGTTGACTGTTGAATTGTACTTGGAGGCAGGTATTCGCGGTTGCGAGATCGGTTATATTTTGGCTGACCGTGATCCGGTAACTCGTGAGAATCGTTTCGGTGGTTTAGATCTTCTTCGTTTAGCTATCCCGAGAAGAGTGTACACGAACAACCACATGGACGTGATTGCCGTTGCTTTGAAGAATGTATTTGATCGTCGTGAGCAAATTACTCGTGGTTTCCAAATTACTTGGGAAGCACCGTTAATGCGTCACTTCACTGTTCAATTGGAGCGTGCTAAATAA
- a CDS encoding TlpA family protein disulfide reductase: protein MNILKYSLLWGVLICTMAARGQKIEILHEGEEPVWLSEQHQFVWDKVIPLHFKAGKAVYEVHHAPKVFRLATELGYSSWFFVGDKDHVTVTVLNTDPLNIKVEGDIAGTYFYELENVSREYTRGKLEMTSDYMKAWLDKDATLMREVNQQLERLKMNRDSAYMDVVNRMMEKGRLEEVLVKANMPLMLKRMIVQNLEKEGKFSGRLMEELDLYTKMYTPDYVYYFYYYPYVWREQINSLDSGEEKGGRLMNEVYRIMNQEFYNTVCNRLGEDMTREKLIDYARSVSDFDYCIGLHMELDEQMKRDTALNKFSERMERMYMTRAGKVMGNFSSKTSEGRKVSLADYRGKYVLLDFWASWCGPCRGLLPTIKKLYEKYHATGKFDILGVSKDADRAKWLKALEEEGMAWNNILAKEASLEDPSQFESVTGLPQMVVVDPEGNIVLSVSGANNIDRVIKTLESVLGK from the coding sequence ATGAATATATTGAAATATAGTCTGCTGTGGGGGGTACTGATCTGTACGATGGCGGCGAGAGGACAAAAAATTGAAATTCTCCATGAGGGAGAAGAACCGGTATGGTTGTCGGAACAGCATCAGTTTGTCTGGGATAAGGTGATTCCTTTACATTTTAAAGCGGGGAAAGCCGTGTACGAGGTACATCACGCTCCGAAAGTGTTTCGCTTGGCAACCGAGTTGGGGTATTCGTCGTGGTTTTTTGTCGGGGATAAAGATCATGTTACGGTGACCGTGTTGAATACGGATCCTTTGAATATTAAGGTAGAAGGTGATATTGCTGGTACGTATTTTTATGAACTGGAGAATGTCAGCCGGGAATACACGAGGGGTAAATTGGAGATGACAAGTGATTACATGAAGGCGTGGTTGGATAAGGATGCTACTTTGATGAGGGAGGTGAATCAACAATTGGAGCGATTAAAGATGAACCGGGATTCAGCATACATGGACGTGGTGAACCGTATGATGGAAAAAGGGCGTTTGGAGGAAGTGTTGGTGAAAGCAAATATGCCGTTGATGCTGAAGAGAATGATCGTGCAGAATTTGGAAAAGGAAGGGAAATTTTCAGGCAGGTTGATGGAAGAGTTGGATTTGTACACGAAAATGTATACCCCGGATTACGTGTATTATTTTTATTATTACCCGTACGTGTGGCGGGAACAGATTAACTCGTTAGATTCGGGTGAAGAGAAAGGAGGACGATTGATGAACGAGGTGTATCGGATTATGAATCAGGAGTTTTATAACACGGTATGTAATCGGTTGGGAGAGGACATGACCCGGGAGAAGTTGATTGATTATGCGAGAAGTGTCTCTGACTTCGATTATTGCATTGGGTTGCATATGGAACTGGACGAGCAAATGAAGCGGGATACCGCATTGAATAAGTTTTCTGAGCGTATGGAAAGAATGTACATGACGAGAGCGGGAAAGGTGATGGGGAATTTTTCTTCGAAAACATCGGAAGGTAGGAAGGTGAGTTTGGCAGATTACCGGGGAAAGTACGTGTTACTTGATTTTTGGGCTTCGTGGTGTGGGCCTTGCAGGGGATTGTTGCCGACAATAAAGAAGTTGTACGAAAAGTATCATGCTACCGGGAAGTTTGATATTTTGGGGGTTTCCAAAGATGCGGATCGGGCAAAATGGTTGAAAGCGTTGGAAGAGGAAGGAATGGCGTGGAATAATATCTTGGCAAAAGAGGCTAGTTTGGAAGATCCGTCTCAATTTGAGTCCGTGACAGGATTACCGCAGATGGTGGTGGTAGATCCGGAGGGAAATATCGTGTTGAGTGTTAGTGGAGCAAATAATATAGACCGGGTGATCAAAACGTTGGAAAGTGTGTTAGGGAAGTAG
- a CDS encoding DNA-binding protein has protein sequence MTYTITFNELRKIKDMLPHGSMQRIAEDLGISTDTVRNYFGADNYDNGGSSAGIHVEQGPDGGLVVLDDTAILDKAKELLNV, from the coding sequence ATGACTTATACTATTACTTTTAACGAGCTGAGAAAAATCAAAGACATGCTACCTCACGGAAGTATGCAGAGAATTGCAGAAGACTTGGGTATCAGTACAGACACCGTACGTAACTACTTCGGAGCCGATAATTATGACAACGGGGGATCAAGCGCCGGAATACATGTTGAACAAGGCCCTGACGGCGGACTTGTCGTTCTGGATGACACGGCCATTCTGGACAAGGCAAAGGAACTTTTGAACGTGTAG
- a CDS encoding DEAD/DEAH box helicase yields the protein MGFQDLNVSKQILMALEEAGFENPTPIQEEVFSISRSGKDLIGIAQTGTGKTLAYLIPMLMKLHYAQGLVPRALVIVPTRELVVQVCESVELLTEFMDIRCVGVYGGTNIRTQQDRVFEGVDLLVATPGRFMDIYYNGIIRTKMIKTVVVDEADRLMDLGFLPQLKGIFEVLPEKHQTMLFSATFSEAVESLSHDFLNDPVRVEVARQATPVENVKQYRYDVPNISTKINLLKLLLTDKENFKKVMIFTETKKNADRIVERLADHWKGELSVIHSNKAQNTRLKALRSFKEGETRIMVASDVAARGIDVQDVSHVINFDIPSLAEEYVHRIGRTARAGKEGAAISFVSEIEEDRFMDIERLINQEVEILDLPEKLEISQLLLEEEQVQTNNIVYQRGKPQGGGAFHAKKAKNTYTAEDNRRNVMKKRMAKKKKK from the coding sequence ATGGGATTTCAGGATTTAAATGTAAGTAAGCAAATTTTGATGGCGTTGGAAGAGGCTGGTTTCGAGAACCCGACTCCTATTCAGGAAGAAGTATTTTCAATCAGTCGTTCCGGGAAGGATTTGATCGGTATCGCCCAGACCGGTACGGGAAAGACGCTGGCTTACCTGATCCCGATGTTGATGAAACTGCATTACGCGCAGGGATTGGTTCCGCGGGCATTGGTGATTGTTCCCACGCGGGAATTGGTGGTGCAGGTGTGTGAGAGCGTTGAATTGTTGACGGAGTTCATGGACATTCGTTGCGTGGGTGTGTACGGGGGAACGAATATCCGGACACAACAGGATCGGGTGTTCGAAGGAGTGGACTTGCTCGTGGCTACGCCGGGGCGTTTCATGGATATATATTATAACGGTATCATCCGTACGAAAATGATCAAGACGGTCGTGGTCGACGAGGCCGATCGGTTGATGGATTTGGGTTTCCTTCCGCAATTGAAAGGGATTTTTGAGGTGTTACCGGAGAAACATCAGACGATGTTGTTTTCCGCTACTTTCTCGGAGGCCGTGGAGAGTCTGTCGCATGATTTCCTGAATGATCCGGTACGGGTGGAAGTGGCTCGTCAGGCAACTCCCGTGGAGAACGTGAAACAATATCGTTATGATGTGCCGAATATTTCGACGAAGATCAATTTGTTGAAATTGTTGCTTACTGATAAGGAGAATTTCAAGAAAGTGATGATCTTTACCGAGACGAAGAAAAATGCGGATCGTATCGTGGAGCGTTTGGCTGATCACTGGAAAGGTGAGTTGAGTGTTATTCACTCGAATAAGGCGCAAAATACCCGTTTGAAAGCGTTGAGGTCATTTAAGGAGGGGGAGACCCGTATCATGGTGGCCTCTGACGTGGCTGCCCGCGGTATTGACGTGCAGGATGTGAGTCACGTGATCAATTTTGATATACCTTCTTTGGCGGAAGAGTACGTGCATCGAATCGGGCGTACGGCTCGTGCGGGAAAAGAAGGAGCTGCGATCAGTTTCGTGTCGGAAATCGAGGAGGATCGTTTCATGGATATAGAACGTCTGATTAATCAAGAAGTTGAAATACTTGATTTGCCTGAAAAGTTGGAAATTTCTCAGTTACTGCTGGAAGAGGAACAGGTGCAGACCAATAATATTGTTTACCAACGAGGGAAACCGCAAGGAGGCGGGGCTTTCCACGCTAAGAAGGCGAAAAATACATATACTGCCGAGGATAACCGGAGAAACGTGATGAAGAAACGAATGGCAAAGAAAAAGAAGAAGTAA
- a CDS encoding methyltransferase family protein, with product MALQEELELQGNWLFRYRSILPITILSIGVLVYIYTIHAPGTLFNKIEFYWHHYENLCLFISLAGIFIRVYTVGHTPAGTSGRNTQNQVADSLNQTGIYSIVRHPLYLGNFLMWLGISLLTCNIGFIAIFVLAYWLYYERIMYAEEQFLRNKFGVAYINWAEITPTILPNFKSFVPPTLPFSWKKVLKKEKNGLFALCLIFMGFDCIKVWLEKSTQYNYLLIILAIASGILYCILKYLKKQTRLLDEKGR from the coding sequence ATGGCTTTACAAGAAGAATTAGAATTACAAGGAAACTGGTTGTTCAGATACAGAAGTATCTTGCCGATCACAATTTTAAGTATTGGAGTATTGGTCTATATCTACACGATCCATGCTCCGGGAACACTCTTCAATAAAATCGAATTTTATTGGCACCACTACGAAAACCTGTGCTTATTTATCAGCTTAGCAGGAATCTTTATCCGGGTGTACACGGTCGGACACACTCCCGCCGGCACTTCGGGCAGAAACACTCAAAACCAAGTAGCAGATAGCTTAAATCAAACGGGTATATATTCTATCGTCCGTCATCCGCTTTACTTGGGTAACTTCCTAATGTGGTTGGGGATCTCCTTACTAACCTGCAATATCGGGTTTATCGCCATTTTCGTACTGGCCTACTGGCTTTACTACGAACGTATCATGTACGCGGAAGAACAATTTTTACGAAACAAATTTGGTGTTGCTTATATCAACTGGGCTGAAATAACACCAACGATCTTACCTAATTTCAAATCATTCGTCCCACCCACCCTGCCTTTTTCATGGAAGAAGGTTTTGAAGAAAGAGAAAAACGGTCTCTTCGCCTTATGTCTTATCTTCATGGGATTTGACTGCATCAAGGTATGGCTGGAAAAAAGTACCCAATACAATTATCTTCTAATAATACTAGCCATCGCAAGCGGCATCCTCTACTGTATTTTAAAATATTTAAAGAAACAGACCCGACTACTAGACGAAAAAGGACGCTAA
- a CDS encoding class I SAM-dependent rRNA methyltransferase: MSKIVLKAGKERSLYRLHPWVFSGAIAKIKGDVQEGDVVQVYNSDDEYLATGHYQIGSIAVRVLTFKEEEIDYNFWVERIRQAYLTRVAIGLATNPNNNVYRLVHGEGDDLSGLVIDYYAGVAVVQFHSVGMYKVREEITKALLEVMGDKLIAIYDKSEGTLPFKAGLNPKNDYLYGHTDNFTAIENGLKFNVDWLEGQKTGFFVDQRENRRLLEQYAHDKNVLNMFCYTGGFSFYAMRGGAKLVHSVDASARAIELTNQNVELNFPGDTRHEAFVEDAFKFLDKSHNKYDLIILDPPAFAKHQNVLDNAIQGYKKLNRKGIEVVKPGGLIFTFSCSQVMTKDLFRQTVFTAAANTGRKVKILHQLTQPADHPISIYHPEGEYLKGLVLYVE, from the coding sequence ATGAGCAAAATAGTTCTAAAAGCCGGTAAAGAAAGATCTTTATACAGACTGCACCCGTGGGTTTTCTCGGGAGCAATAGCCAAAATCAAGGGAGACGTGCAGGAAGGTGACGTCGTTCAAGTGTATAACAGTGACGACGAATATCTCGCCACGGGCCACTACCAGATCGGGAGTATCGCCGTGCGTGTACTCACGTTCAAGGAAGAAGAAATTGACTATAACTTCTGGGTGGAGCGCATCCGACAGGCCTATCTGACACGTGTAGCCATCGGTTTGGCGACCAACCCGAACAACAACGTGTACCGCCTCGTTCACGGGGAAGGTGACGATCTTTCCGGACTTGTTATTGACTATTACGCGGGGGTTGCCGTCGTGCAATTCCATTCCGTGGGAATGTATAAAGTTCGGGAAGAGATCACGAAAGCCCTGTTGGAAGTCATGGGGGATAAACTCATTGCCATATACGACAAGTCGGAAGGAACCCTTCCTTTTAAGGCAGGACTTAACCCCAAGAATGACTACCTATACGGTCACACCGACAACTTCACGGCCATCGAAAACGGGTTAAAATTCAACGTGGACTGGCTGGAAGGTCAAAAGACCGGATTCTTTGTCGATCAACGGGAAAATCGACGTTTGCTCGAACAATACGCCCACGACAAGAATGTTCTCAACATGTTCTGTTACACGGGTGGTTTTTCATTCTACGCCATGCGAGGTGGGGCAAAACTCGTACATTCGGTGGATGCCTCGGCCAGAGCCATCGAGCTAACCAACCAAAATGTGGAACTCAACTTCCCCGGTGACACACGTCACGAGGCATTCGTGGAAGACGCTTTCAAATTCCTTGATAAATCACACAACAAATATGACTTGATCATCCTTGATCCTCCCGCATTTGCCAAACACCAAAACGTGCTGGACAATGCCATTCAAGGATACAAAAAGCTGAACCGTAAGGGAATCGAGGTTGTAAAACCCGGTGGGTTAATCTTCACCTTCTCCTGTTCACAGGTTATGACGAAGGACCTCTTCCGCCAAACGGTCTTCACCGCGGCAGCCAACACGGGTAGGAAAGTCAAAATCCTGCACCAACTCACGCAGCCAGCCGATCACCCGATCAGCATCTATCACCCGGAAGGAGAATATTTAAAAGGATTAGTATTGTACGTGGAATAA
- a CDS encoding TlpA family protein disulfide reductase: MKKVLFCIVCLNMALLCFGQPVKIKLVAEREAFVLFGDERYDLKKGETRWITLEGENMYGKRLWSNEECFLFLEAGDSLEVVLHENNELELKDDGSVCAARNNWLRKADLLKQRLKYARLIPQMLPKEYEGLNLERVCDSMNVWLATYLKEYPADRKNFEKVMRTEFKYYRLLEENGIKSSKTTFQEFPGEVLAQFAEVIPDAKDDRVVYSPSYWRMVEVYVDYLRIEDPGKLQGKGDRIYENEVKLAKYFPKGAVRDKIAYTNLDNILYWVRPDGRGDFDKCVERLAPRYAGVLREKLIKQDADRKDRKLVPENLYPSLSGETVNGERVDLSSFKGAWILLDVWATWCGPCCNEIPFLAEMEKRLQGRNIEFVSLSVDKLADREKWVKMVREKEMKGVQLRLTGKKSELNEMLCISGIPHFAIINPAGELVWNGLPGVSYGLIYRILKEVPVR; this comes from the coding sequence ATGAAGAAAGTATTGTTTTGTATTGTATGTTTGAACATGGCCTTGCTGTGTTTCGGGCAACCGGTGAAAATAAAACTGGTGGCGGAGCGGGAGGCTTTTGTTTTGTTCGGGGACGAGCGTTATGATTTGAAAAAAGGTGAAACCCGTTGGATTACCTTGGAGGGTGAGAATATGTATGGAAAAAGGTTATGGTCTAACGAGGAGTGTTTCTTATTTCTTGAGGCCGGGGATTCATTGGAAGTCGTTTTACATGAAAACAACGAGCTGGAATTGAAGGATGACGGAAGTGTGTGTGCGGCCCGGAATAACTGGTTACGGAAAGCGGATTTGTTGAAACAGCGATTGAAGTATGCCCGGTTAATCCCGCAAATGTTACCCAAGGAGTACGAGGGGCTGAATTTGGAAAGAGTTTGTGATTCTATGAATGTTTGGTTGGCTACTTATTTGAAAGAATATCCGGCCGATCGGAAGAATTTCGAGAAGGTGATGCGGACGGAGTTCAAATACTACCGTTTGTTGGAAGAAAATGGTATTAAGTCTTCAAAGACAACTTTCCAAGAGTTTCCCGGAGAGGTTCTGGCCCAGTTTGCCGAAGTGATCCCGGATGCGAAAGATGACCGGGTGGTTTATTCTCCTTCCTACTGGCGGATGGTTGAAGTGTACGTGGATTATTTACGGATCGAGGATCCCGGTAAATTACAGGGAAAGGGGGACCGGATATACGAGAACGAGGTGAAGTTGGCAAAGTATTTTCCGAAAGGAGCGGTGAGGGATAAAATAGCTTACACGAATTTGGATAATATCCTTTATTGGGTGCGGCCGGATGGTCGGGGTGATTTTGATAAATGCGTGGAACGATTGGCTCCTCGTTATGCCGGTGTGTTACGGGAAAAATTGATTAAGCAGGATGCTGACCGGAAGGATCGGAAATTGGTGCCGGAGAATTTGTATCCCTCGTTGTCGGGAGAGACCGTGAACGGGGAGCGGGTGGATTTGTCTTCTTTCAAGGGGGCGTGGATTTTACTGGATGTGTGGGCCACCTGGTGCGGGCCGTGTTGTAATGAAATACCTTTTTTGGCAGAGATGGAAAAACGCTTGCAAGGGCGAAATATAGAATTCGTGTCCTTGTCCGTGGATAAGTTGGCCGATCGGGAAAAATGGGTAAAAATGGTGCGGGAGAAAGAGATGAAGGGGGTACAGTTGCGACTGACAGGTAAGAAAAGCGAGTTGAATGAGATGTTGTGTATCAGCGGAATACCGCATTTTGCTATTATAAATCCTGCCGGAGAACTGGTGTGGAACGGTTTACCCGGCGTTTCTTACGGGTTGATATACCGGATTCTGAAAGAGGTTCCGGTGAGATAA
- a CDS encoding TlpA family protein disulfide reductase — MKLIIFLLGCLGCLFMGCSDPTYRLTVSIYGNGSLPGDTVYLYRFNEQALEFEKGDSAILDDRQQVCFTGKYTGPEYVGVGVKEKAVSKFFMLDSTEVFAYNVLLHEEPNFFNPSGYKLTKKYMIVEGGRESAILDYYQGMERLTLIPLRYANNDTFKNDVIMDMLVKFPNSKAMLMILDSARKRFSMDQLGEALHLFDTPELVGHPLYKDLVAYRESVIKTAEGQVIPDFSLPSLNGEEVAISSFRGKYVLLDFWASWCGPCIGEMPNVHKAYDLLHDKGLEVVSVSTDRKESDWRNAVKEKQMEHFVNLRDTKGVLHEIFSRDAIPFILLLDPQGRIVAKELRGEDIYKVAIESINK, encoded by the coding sequence ATGAAACTTATTATATTTTTATTAGGGTGTTTGGGATGTCTGTTTATGGGATGTTCCGATCCTACCTATCGTTTAACTGTTTCTATCTATGGAAACGGAAGTTTACCGGGAGACACGGTTTACCTGTATCGCTTTAATGAGCAGGCATTGGAATTTGAAAAAGGGGATTCCGCTATATTGGATGACCGTCAGCAGGTTTGTTTTACCGGGAAATACACGGGACCGGAGTACGTGGGTGTGGGTGTTAAGGAGAAGGCGGTGTCGAAGTTTTTCATGTTGGATTCCACGGAAGTGTTTGCCTATAATGTTTTATTACACGAGGAGCCTAATTTCTTTAATCCTTCCGGGTATAAACTTACAAAGAAGTATATGATCGTGGAGGGGGGACGTGAATCGGCTATTCTGGATTATTATCAGGGGATGGAACGGTTGACATTGATTCCTTTGCGGTATGCGAACAATGATACGTTTAAAAATGACGTGATTATGGATATGTTGGTAAAGTTCCCGAATTCGAAAGCGATGTTGATGATTTTGGATAGTGCGAGAAAACGTTTTTCGATGGATCAGCTGGGAGAGGCTTTACATTTGTTTGATACTCCGGAACTGGTGGGACATCCCTTGTACAAGGATTTGGTGGCCTACCGGGAGTCGGTGATAAAAACGGCCGAGGGGCAGGTGATTCCTGATTTCTCACTACCTTCTTTGAACGGGGAAGAAGTAGCGATTAGTTCTTTCCGGGGAAAATATGTGTTGTTGGATTTTTGGGCATCATGGTGTGGCCCTTGTATCGGGGAGATGCCAAACGTGCATAAAGCTTATGATTTGTTGCATGATAAGGGATTGGAGGTTGTCTCGGTTTCCACGGACAGGAAGGAGTCCGACTGGCGAAATGCCGTGAAGGAGAAACAGATGGAACATTTCGTGAATTTACGGGATACGAAAGGGGTGCTACACGAGATATTTAGTCGGGATGCGATTCCTTTCATCCTGTTACTCGATCCGCAAGGTCGGATCGTGGCGAAAGAGTTGCGGGGAGAGGATATTTACAAGGTGGCGATCGAAAGTATAAATAAGTAA
- a CDS encoding DUF6790 family protein, which yields MTKVVAFLLVTIIPFSTFLINGGSLHVKEIYKKRNLNPGNTWIILPDFLIPLTLISLFYSK from the coding sequence ATTACGAAAGTAGTCGCTTTTTTGCTAGTAACCATTATTCCTTTTTCAACATTTCTAATCAATGGCGGATCATTACACGTGAAGGAGATATATAAAAAACGAAACCTCAACCCGGGTAACACGTGGATTATATTACCAGACTTCCTAATTCCCCTCACGCTCATATCTTTATTCTATTCTAAATAA